The Shewanella sp. MTB7 genome includes a window with the following:
- a CDS encoding type II secretion system F family protein, whose amino-acid sequence MVNLIVAFFTIAIIFLAVSCIRIYRRVPKTNREFMDPLSPGLKILWPLIRLFAFYISENLSVDYLERISKKLQVSGVSYMMTAEQYFAIRIISTLFALSLTVICSLLLGEINLKYLFIAALIGYFLPVMTLNDLRKKRQGLIIKSLPVYLDYLTMSIEAGLNMTGAIGQAVERGPNGPLKIEFEKVIRDMRAGMSRAQSFRNMAERVQITEVNSLVSALAQAEKTGASLGQTLRVQSDQRRVERFQRAEKKALEAPVKLVFPLIIFIFPVTFMILAFPIAMKFMYEL is encoded by the coding sequence ATGGTCAATTTAATTGTTGCTTTTTTTACCATAGCAATCATCTTTCTTGCTGTTAGTTGTATCCGTATATATCGAAGAGTGCCTAAAACTAATCGTGAGTTTATGGATCCTCTCTCTCCGGGACTCAAAATATTATGGCCATTGATCAGATTATTTGCTTTCTATATCAGTGAAAATCTTAGTGTCGATTATCTAGAAAGGATCTCTAAGAAACTGCAAGTGTCCGGAGTCTCATACATGATGACGGCAGAGCAATACTTTGCAATAAGGATTATCAGCACGCTCTTCGCATTAAGCTTAACAGTCATCTGCAGCCTGTTACTGGGTGAAATCAATCTAAAATACTTATTCATTGCCGCTCTGATTGGCTACTTCCTGCCAGTCATGACGCTCAACGATCTACGTAAGAAACGCCAAGGGCTTATCATCAAATCTTTACCTGTGTATTTAGATTATTTGACCATGTCGATAGAGGCTGGTCTCAATATGACGGGTGCAATAGGACAAGCTGTAGAACGCGGCCCCAATGGACCATTAAAGATCGAATTTGAAAAAGTCATCCGCGACATGAGAGCGGGCATGTCACGGGCTCAATCGTTTAGAAACATGGCTGAACGGGTTCAGATAACAGAAGTAAATAGCTTAGTCAGTGCCCTCGCACAAGCTGAGAAAACAGGTGCGAGCTTAGGACAAACCTTAAGAGTTCAATCAGATCAGCGTCGTGTTGAGCGTTTTCAACGGGCAGAGAAAAAGGCCTTGGAAGCCCCAGTAAAATTGGTATTCCCACTGATTATTTTCATCTTCCCAGTCACCTTTATGATTTTGGCCTTCCCTATCGCAATGAAATTTATGTATGAGCTATAA
- a CDS encoding insulinase family protein, with the protein MKPFTKQASIANALTCSFILLLSLAACQQTKLVFTDTKPPVISKFTALKGAPDVSLEEGQHRAWNVKKISANLTLHQYPSSPSELVYLHLSLINPNRPFNNIDVLNTTLYQKAYRLAATANLSCIESLRINASMHSIGLQMACPNEEVAPALTLLAKTWQADAFDDLDLDTVRRQLKLNKHINAYSGGEIETVWAKKILGERHPYNLSLRNQALQDELTNEELVKLQAALLIGSTWHLLTSAKGGEHIDLVKNLALKLPDQTFSSNIDESSSNLKLNSQQNLNQHSQKRLYIIDAPGAVQTQVRVGYRLPITTSTFQKKADNEFNKSEPLTCQILASWLGRSFSGRLYYDLREQRGLTYGIYGRCFDNPLARTLKFYGSTQLQHSGAFISGILDHLALAKETKIKEAELLAIKVHEKSKYRLRSQSINSAFAYYIKHLAHGRVESESSQQKQISQLSIQALQHMAQDLFLTPPTILIRGDLDKIKKDLQQKLPHWQIIQIEP; encoded by the coding sequence ATGAAGCCCTTCACCAAACAAGCATCAATAGCTAATGCGTTAACATGCAGCTTCATATTATTGCTGAGCCTTGCAGCCTGCCAGCAAACGAAGTTAGTATTCACTGACACTAAGCCCCCTGTTATATCAAAGTTTACAGCACTTAAAGGTGCTCCTGACGTCAGTTTAGAAGAGGGGCAACATAGGGCATGGAACGTCAAAAAAATATCTGCAAACCTCACCTTACATCAATATCCGTCAAGTCCATCAGAATTGGTTTATCTACACCTCAGTTTGATTAATCCCAATCGGCCATTTAACAATATTGATGTGCTTAATACCACTCTCTACCAAAAAGCCTATAGACTAGCTGCAACAGCCAATCTCTCTTGCATTGAAAGCTTACGCATTAATGCCAGTATGCACAGCATCGGCTTACAGATGGCCTGCCCAAACGAAGAGGTTGCACCAGCCTTAACCTTGTTAGCCAAGACTTGGCAAGCGGATGCGTTCGATGATTTAGATCTCGATACAGTGCGTCGGCAGTTAAAATTAAATAAACATATCAATGCCTATAGTGGTGGCGAAATAGAAACTGTGTGGGCAAAGAAAATATTAGGCGAACGACATCCCTATAACCTGAGTTTGCGCAACCAAGCCCTTCAAGATGAGCTCACTAATGAAGAATTGGTTAAGCTACAAGCTGCTCTGTTAATCGGATCAACATGGCATCTGCTAACTTCAGCAAAAGGGGGAGAGCACATTGATCTAGTCAAGAATTTAGCGCTGAAGTTACCAGATCAAACATTTTCCAGTAATATAGATGAATCCAGCTCCAATCTAAAGCTCAACTCCCAGCAGAACCTGAATCAACACTCACAGAAACGCCTCTATATCATCGATGCCCCCGGTGCAGTGCAAACTCAAGTAAGAGTCGGATACCGTTTACCCATCACAACATCAACGTTTCAGAAAAAAGCGGATAATGAGTTCAATAAAAGCGAGCCTCTGACTTGTCAAATACTGGCCAGCTGGTTGGGGCGAAGCTTTTCCGGCAGGCTCTATTATGATTTAAGGGAGCAACGTGGTCTTACTTACGGCATATATGGGAGGTGTTTTGATAATCCGTTAGCTCGTACTCTAAAGTTTTATGGCAGTACCCAATTACAACACTCTGGTGCCTTTATCTCAGGTATTTTAGATCATTTGGCGCTTGCCAAAGAGACCAAGATAAAAGAGGCTGAGCTGTTAGCCATTAAGGTACATGAAAAAAGTAAATACCGCTTAAGATCACAGTCAATAAACTCGGCTTTTGCCTATTACATTAAACATCTAGCACATGGAAGAGTGGAGTCTGAATCATCCCAGCAAAAGCAGATAAGCCAATTATCAATTCAAGCACTGCAACATATGGCTCAAGATCTATTTCTTACTCCACCGACAATATTAATCCGTGGTGATCTTGATAAAATAAAAAAAGATCTGCAGCAGAAATTACCACATTGGCAGATAATTCAAATTGAACCTTAA
- a CDS encoding type II and III secretion system protein family protein → MKNNKIIRIIWIALLIPFLSFAHNNKPMKLYVGAVELYKAKDVERIVVGNSKVISAKVIDNKGVLLIGEGNGNTDLQLWQKNGKLIKLSITVTNDNSLRTSDKVKKMLAAFPSITVTESDGLIIVQGEADLALKQQLESIIGEAPNVVSLVNYLKFAKTMSPMIKMQVKIVEFNKSTLNNVGIKWETAMSGPAYGAAKAFTSNPLFNVASPGQYAEAIGGAITDGIGVLDTRGWSYFGIVTGIGSQIQLLSEKGDARMLAEPNLTTRSGESASFLSGGEFPIRSISGLGSVDVEFKEYGIKLDIEPVVDGNNNIISRVMAEVSSIDPSVAIDGIPGTLTRRTESVINVKNNETIVISGLVNSEMSKVVNKFPFLGDIPILGELFKSRDFKDNKTELVIFVTPTIVFPGEESHDKHLARGLEMAEETNKLEAFYILD, encoded by the coding sequence ATGAAAAATAATAAAATAATAAGAATCATCTGGATAGCACTATTAATTCCCTTCCTAAGCTTTGCTCATAATAATAAACCGATGAAGTTATATGTCGGTGCTGTTGAGCTTTATAAAGCAAAAGATGTAGAACGAATCGTCGTTGGTAATAGCAAGGTTATTAGCGCCAAGGTAATTGATAATAAAGGTGTGCTTCTTATCGGAGAAGGAAACGGAAACACCGACCTACAACTATGGCAAAAAAATGGCAAGTTAATCAAACTCAGTATCACAGTGACCAACGACAATAGCTTACGGACCAGCGACAAAGTAAAGAAGATGCTAGCCGCATTTCCCTCTATAACGGTCACAGAAAGCGACGGTCTAATCATAGTGCAAGGTGAAGCGGATCTCGCATTGAAACAGCAGCTAGAGAGCATTATCGGCGAAGCCCCTAATGTTGTTTCATTAGTTAATTATTTAAAATTTGCTAAAACCATGTCCCCCATGATCAAGATGCAGGTCAAGATTGTTGAATTTAATAAATCAACGCTCAATAACGTAGGCATCAAATGGGAAACAGCCATGTCAGGGCCTGCTTACGGTGCGGCCAAAGCATTTACTTCAAATCCTCTTTTTAATGTGGCCTCTCCAGGGCAATATGCAGAAGCAATTGGTGGCGCGATAACCGACGGCATTGGTGTTTTAGACACCCGAGGCTGGAGTTACTTTGGCATCGTTACCGGCATAGGCTCACAAATCCAACTGCTTTCAGAAAAGGGCGATGCCCGCATGTTAGCCGAACCTAACCTCACCACTCGTAGCGGTGAGTCAGCAAGCTTTTTATCCGGTGGTGAATTCCCAATCCGTAGCATTAGTGGGCTGGGTTCTGTGGATGTCGAATTTAAAGAGTACGGCATAAAACTCGATATTGAACCCGTTGTTGATGGCAATAACAATATCATCAGTCGCGTCATGGCAGAAGTTAGCTCTATCGACCCCTCTGTAGCCATCGATGGCATCCCTGGCACACTGACACGCCGAACCGAGTCTGTCATTAATGTGAAAAATAATGAAACCATCGTCATCTCAGGCTTGGTTAACAGCGAAATGTCAAAAGTTGTTAATAAGTTTCCCTTCTTAGGCGACATACCTATTTTAGGTGAGTTATTCAAATCTAGAGATTTTAAGGATAACAAAACTGAGCTTGTCATCTTTGTCACTCCCACGATCGTCTTCCCTGGTGAGGAGAGCCACGACAAACACTTAGCACGCGGTTTAGAGATGGCTGAAGAAACCAACAAGCTTGAAGCTTTTTATATTCTGGATTAG
- a CDS encoding Flp family type IVb pilin has translation MRKFNHLGQGMTEYIIIVALIAVSAIGVYSFFGQTVRNQVAGISSEVSGVDSAAQITAAKGSATAATNVANKDYNLGNYNEGANKAGDGTGGGGGID, from the coding sequence ATGAGAAAGTTTAACCATCTAGGTCAAGGTATGACCGAATACATTATCATCGTTGCACTCATTGCCGTTTCTGCAATTGGTGTTTATAGCTTCTTTGGTCAAACAGTCCGTAATCAAGTTGCCGGTATATCATCCGAAGTATCAGGCGTTGACTCTGCTGCACAAATCACTGCTGCTAAAGGCTCTGCGACAGCAGCAACAAACGTTGCGAACAAAGACTATAACCTAGGTAATTACAATGAAGGGGCAAATAAAGCTGGTGATGGGACAGGTGGCGGAGGCGGTATAGATTAA
- the cpaB gene encoding Flp pilus assembly protein CpaB, which produces MQIKSIDFNWVLLLIAIVLGSIAAWATNNYFITKEQELRAELSKDNIVMADVVVATQELRKGDIVSQQNMSVRQIRADTLPLDAIHPKDFDLIVGQMLLEPLSPGRPLMGSYLPGHKIEQFSDMLREGQRAVTIDIDELNSTAGMLVPSDHIDLLLSFEDKNGTDDLNRLQLLLENITVIATGRRSIDVNPELVDTLYDNPNAYGTVTLALSVTDAARVTIAKEKGKFVTLLRNKNESLPLEFISLHEGQLFNQSDDVLTREVEVITGGNGIKTSIQAYPLPIAMLEQLSQLKNKTAL; this is translated from the coding sequence ATGCAAATAAAATCAATAGACTTCAACTGGGTTCTACTCCTCATTGCTATCGTTCTTGGTAGCATTGCTGCTTGGGCCACAAATAATTACTTTATTACTAAAGAACAGGAATTAAGAGCTGAGCTATCAAAAGATAACATTGTTATGGCAGATGTCGTTGTGGCGACTCAAGAGCTAAGAAAAGGTGACATAGTTTCACAACAAAATATGTCAGTCAGACAAATACGTGCCGATACCTTACCGCTTGACGCTATTCACCCCAAGGACTTTGACCTCATCGTAGGACAAATGTTACTTGAGCCCCTATCCCCCGGCCGTCCATTAATGGGCAGCTACCTACCAGGACATAAAATAGAGCAGTTCTCCGATATGTTGCGAGAGGGCCAACGAGCCGTCACCATCGACATAGATGAACTTAACTCTACAGCTGGGATGTTGGTCCCCTCTGATCATATCGATCTGCTTCTCTCGTTTGAAGACAAAAATGGGACAGACGATCTTAATAGACTACAACTGCTACTGGAAAATATTACCGTAATTGCAACAGGGCGTCGCAGCATAGACGTCAACCCAGAACTCGTCGATACCCTTTACGATAACCCCAATGCCTATGGCACCGTCACCCTCGCTCTGAGCGTCACCGATGCGGCAAGGGTCACAATAGCAAAAGAGAAAGGCAAGTTTGTCACCTTATTACGTAATAAAAACGAAAGTTTGCCACTTGAGTTTATCTCTCTTCATGAGGGTCAGCTCTTTAACCAGTCTGACGATGTGCTAACTCGAGAAGTAGAGGTTATTACCGGAGGCAACGGCATAAAAACGTCCATTCAAGCCTATCCTCTTCCTATCGCAATGTTAGAACAACTGAGCCAACTTAAGAATAAAACAGCATTATGA
- a CDS encoding response regulator transcription factor yields MYDGEIFTLNHTDNNLLILKNTAGLLNLKVNQHKNVATAWNKSKEKQKILLHFINSVIDDVKYLDEILFSNGFHIAICNKLSLDDEVFLIKLGFRAAILSESPAHILLETISKILNGNLYFSNGALSKFILNYQNQTLSKGQVLLMTSTTKKEKEVLSLVCNGYSNDQVADKLNVSINTIKMHMQNIYKKTNIRNRSHLLLAYNQGIEIN; encoded by the coding sequence ATGTATGATGGCGAAATTTTTACCCTTAACCACACAGATAATAATTTATTAATACTGAAGAATACTGCAGGATTATTAAACCTTAAAGTTAATCAACATAAGAATGTTGCAACAGCATGGAATAAATCTAAAGAAAAGCAAAAAATATTATTACATTTTATAAACTCAGTCATCGATGATGTAAAATATTTAGACGAGATACTTTTCTCTAATGGGTTCCATATTGCAATATGCAACAAACTATCTTTAGATGATGAAGTTTTCCTTATAAAACTTGGATTTAGAGCAGCCATTCTTTCTGAATCACCAGCTCACATTCTTTTAGAGACAATATCAAAAATTTTAAATGGGAATCTCTACTTTAGTAATGGAGCCCTATCTAAATTCATTTTAAATTATCAAAACCAAACATTATCCAAAGGTCAAGTGTTATTAATGACATCGACAACTAAGAAAGAAAAAGAGGTGCTATCTTTAGTTTGCAACGGGTATAGCAATGATCAAGTGGCAGACAAATTAAATGTATCCATTAACACAATAAAAATGCACATGCAAAATATTTACAAAAAAACCAATATAAGAAATCGCAGTCACTTATTACTTGCCTATAACCAAGGCATAGAAATTAATTAA
- a CDS encoding type II secretion system F family protein, which produces MASSIFATIFAFLTVAILVWALKHLSAQLAVKYQETFTSSARTNLADMFLFIEPRQLFWLNMLTLLSVPFLVRIFLGSWVVGIIISIILSIIPRFAYKYLHTRRRRKFVHQLPDALNMIASSMQSGANISSAIEFMAEEMEAPMKQEFQLFQREQRLGVEFNTALDNMFKRIPEDEFQLVTAGMQISREVGGNLAEVLLRLSSTLRRKIEMEGKIDALTSQGKMQGVVMTLLPIFIGIVLYQMEPRSMGRIFTEPMGWALIALIVIMLTSGYLSIRKIVAIDV; this is translated from the coding sequence ATGGCTAGTTCAATTTTTGCGACTATTTTTGCCTTTCTGACAGTCGCTATACTGGTGTGGGCACTAAAACACCTATCAGCACAACTCGCTGTTAAATACCAGGAAACCTTTACCTCATCAGCAAGAACTAACCTCGCTGATATGTTCCTATTCATTGAGCCTCGTCAGCTTTTTTGGCTCAATATGCTAACACTACTATCGGTGCCTTTTCTGGTAAGAATATTCCTCGGATCCTGGGTCGTCGGCATCATTATCAGCATCATTCTATCCATCATCCCGAGGTTTGCTTATAAATATCTCCACACTCGCCGCCGTCGAAAATTTGTTCATCAACTCCCAGATGCGCTCAACATGATCGCTTCCTCGATGCAATCGGGTGCCAACATCAGCAGTGCAATTGAATTTATGGCGGAAGAGATGGAGGCTCCTATGAAACAGGAATTTCAGCTGTTTCAAAGAGAGCAACGTCTGGGGGTTGAGTTCAATACTGCACTGGACAACATGTTTAAACGAATTCCTGAAGATGAATTCCAACTTGTTACTGCTGGCATGCAAATATCAAGAGAAGTAGGCGGAAACTTAGCTGAAGTCTTGCTCAGATTGTCTTCGACCTTGAGAAGAAAAATAGAGATGGAAGGGAAAATTGATGCCCTCACCTCCCAAGGGAAAATGCAGGGAGTCGTCATGACACTGCTGCCTATTTTTATCGGCATTGTTCTATACCAAATGGAACCAAGATCCATGGGTAGAATTTTCACAGAGCCTATGGGGTGGGCGCTTATTGCATTGATAGTCATCATGCTAACTAGTGGCTATCTGTCCATCCGCAAAATTGTCGCAATCGATGTATAG
- a CDS encoding Flp family type IVb pilin yields MLKNKQRGQGMTEYIIIVALIAVSAIGVYSFFGQTIRNQVAGLSSEMSGVDSTAQITAAQTSAVDASNVAKEDYNLGNYNEAANKSAAGN; encoded by the coding sequence ATGTTAAAAAACAAACAGCGCGGTCAAGGTATGACTGAATATATTATTATTGTCGCATTGATTGCTGTTTCAGCAATTGGTGTGTACAGCTTTTTTGGTCAAACAATCCGTAATCAAGTTGCTGGGCTCTCTTCTGAAATGTCAGGTGTTGACTCTACAGCACAAATTACTGCAGCACAGACATCCGCTGTAGATGCATCTAATGTGGCTAAAGAAGATTATAACTTAGGCAATTACAACGAAGCAGCAAATAAAAGCGCTGCGGGTAACTAA
- a CDS encoding Tad domain-containing protein, which translates to MENTAMRHGRILTKNKGQAMVLSLILMSFSLMVVIFSFNVSQLNLNSSKLQNTADNTAYSIATIAARDFNFKAYTNRASVANQVAVAQMVGLSSWFNMTDKFAKNACDFLCWVPYLGQVLSGIESAVGAINSVAQPVFEALIYAEDIILQALSASQQIVHYAGLVSTVITAGDIVKANDPRAKLDLLQNPQMLGDIKNLWIDFQKRHSRSNQKPNQRGTNQFQDFLTVSLDSRDSFSKSRSYKLGFPWSLSLFPLRWKTHKTGGSELISNGNYQAETWTSMDTISFHLSKFRCSWSGCRWRSYRETPLGWGATRSDDRANIRRVGNNNSWGSSRDTNNSASRYAAYDQETRGDYNGVQPFYGLSNAAQSKNTTENIAVVVSKSQNNIRTSSTVDVGKDNTNPAINEEMLGDRLTALATAQVYYSRPYDLMISSAAWRRSDSRHEYGNLYNPFWQTRLSDSTNSERNIVLALTRFL; encoded by the coding sequence ATGGAAAATACAGCAATGAGACATGGACGAATTCTGACAAAAAATAAAGGCCAAGCAATGGTCTTGTCATTAATTCTAATGTCATTTTCTTTAATGGTTGTGATATTTAGTTTTAACGTATCACAACTCAATTTAAACAGTAGTAAATTGCAAAATACTGCTGACAATACAGCCTATAGTATTGCCACCATTGCTGCCCGAGATTTTAATTTTAAAGCTTATACCAACCGAGCCTCTGTCGCTAACCAAGTTGCTGTAGCTCAAATGGTCGGTTTATCGTCTTGGTTTAATATGACCGATAAATTTGCTAAAAACGCCTGTGATTTTTTATGCTGGGTACCCTATTTAGGGCAGGTTTTATCTGGTATAGAGTCCGCGGTTGGAGCCATTAATAGTGTGGCACAACCCGTTTTTGAAGCCTTGATTTATGCTGAGGATATTATTTTACAAGCCTTATCTGCATCACAACAGATTGTGCATTATGCAGGCTTGGTCTCTACTGTTATTACTGCTGGCGATATTGTTAAAGCCAATGATCCCAGAGCTAAATTAGACCTATTACAGAACCCACAAATGTTGGGAGATATTAAAAATTTATGGATTGATTTTCAAAAGAGACATAGTAGAAGCAACCAAAAACCAAATCAAAGAGGCACTAATCAATTTCAGGATTTTCTAACTGTCTCCTTAGATTCTCGAGATTCTTTCAGCAAATCCCGCAGTTACAAATTAGGTTTCCCCTGGTCTCTCAGTTTATTTCCTCTTCGCTGGAAAACCCATAAAACAGGCGGAAGTGAGCTTATTTCCAATGGTAATTACCAAGCTGAAACTTGGACCTCCATGGATACAATCAGCTTTCACCTTTCAAAGTTCCGTTGCAGCTGGTCAGGTTGTCGCTGGAGAAGCTACAGAGAAACGCCATTAGGTTGGGGAGCAACACGCTCAGATGATAGAGCCAATATAAGAAGAGTAGGTAACAACAATTCTTGGGGCTCAAGTCGAGATACCAATAATTCTGCATCTCGGTATGCGGCATATGATCAGGAAACACGAGGAGACTATAACGGCGTACAGCCATTTTACGGGCTTTCAAATGCGGCACAGTCAAAGAATACTACTGAAAATATTGCTGTTGTCGTGTCAAAATCACAAAACAACATACGGACAAGTAGCACTGTTGATGTTGGAAAAGACAACACTAACCCAGCGATAAATGAAGAGATGCTAGGAGATAGACTAACTGCGCTTGCTACTGCACAAGTATATTATTCAAGACCTTATGATCTGATGATATCTTCAGCTGCATGGCGTCGCAGCGATAGCCGCCATGAATATGGCAACCTCTACAACCCCTTTTGGCAAACACGATTATCAGACTCTACTAACTCTGAGCGAAATATCGTCTTAGCATTAACTAGGTTCCTGTAA
- a CDS encoding ATPase, T2SS/T4P/T4SS family translates to MFNVVVSTTKGTKVGEFQCIHSHCKIGKDPDQLIVLRGFKVSKHHAILTQNDQGIFIEDNQSRTGVKINNEKVSQYGPLIITDKIQVGDYQIRVHSTDPKYSATSETQQSHDEPLSEKPVLNTQIDKSEPEPTQAEKRVSKNASPTLTDKQLENIKIRNDWRRKVHTELLKQMDLRRVNVNEMSDVELRSQSESLIHQIISNFKLPEEIETISLIKEVLDETIGLGPLEGLIADKDVTEIMVNSHDQIFYEKAGKLYLSDVVFSDDQAVLGAIERIVTPIGRRIDESSPMVDARLKDGSRVNAVIPPLALKGPCITIRKFMQQRLSCNDLVNFGSMNHAMAEFLETAVNQKRNIVISGGTGSGKTTLLNVLSNFIPDNERIVTVEDAAELQLYQPNLVSLEARPPNQEGKGAIEIRDLVKNCLRMRPDRVVIGECRGGEALDMLQAMNTGHDGSLTTAHSNSPRDCISRLEVMVMMAGMNLPIQAIREQITSAVDIIVQQSRFSDGSRRVTSICELTGIEGSIVQLSEIFKFEQTGFNSEGKVQGYYTATGTMPEFYEQLRKQGVKVKLDIFDKDAKNG, encoded by the coding sequence ATGTTTAACGTCGTCGTTAGCACTACAAAAGGGACAAAGGTAGGTGAGTTTCAATGTATTCACTCTCACTGTAAAATAGGCAAAGATCCAGACCAACTCATTGTATTAAGAGGATTTAAAGTATCTAAACATCACGCAATTTTAACCCAGAATGATCAAGGTATCTTTATTGAAGATAACCAAAGTCGCACAGGCGTTAAAATTAATAATGAGAAAGTAAGCCAATATGGTCCGCTGATCATAACTGACAAAATTCAAGTCGGTGATTACCAGATACGCGTACACAGTACAGATCCTAAATATTCTGCAACATCAGAGACTCAGCAGAGTCATGATGAACCGCTAAGCGAAAAGCCGGTTTTAAATACTCAAATTGACAAGAGTGAGCCTGAGCCAACTCAAGCGGAAAAAAGGGTATCGAAAAACGCCAGCCCGACTCTCACCGACAAACAGCTTGAGAACATAAAGATACGAAATGATTGGCGGCGCAAGGTCCATACCGAGCTCCTTAAACAGATGGATCTACGCCGAGTCAACGTCAATGAGATGAGTGATGTTGAACTTAGAAGCCAGAGTGAATCACTGATACATCAGATCATCTCGAACTTTAAACTCCCTGAAGAGATTGAGACCATATCTTTAATCAAAGAGGTACTGGACGAAACCATAGGTCTTGGCCCTCTAGAAGGGCTCATTGCAGATAAAGATGTGACCGAAATAATGGTCAATAGTCATGACCAAATTTTCTACGAGAAAGCGGGCAAGCTCTATCTTTCAGATGTGGTTTTTTCAGATGATCAGGCCGTTTTAGGCGCAATAGAGCGAATCGTCACACCAATAGGACGACGTATCGATGAGAGTTCTCCAATGGTTGATGCTCGATTGAAAGATGGTTCACGCGTCAATGCAGTCATCCCCCCTTTAGCGCTTAAAGGCCCCTGCATCACTATCCGAAAGTTTATGCAGCAAAGGCTTAGCTGCAACGATCTGGTCAATTTTGGCTCAATGAATCATGCCATGGCTGAATTTCTTGAAACCGCCGTCAATCAAAAGCGCAACATCGTCATCTCCGGCGGTACAGGCTCAGGAAAGACAACCCTACTGAACGTGCTGTCTAACTTCATTCCAGATAATGAACGTATTGTCACCGTCGAAGATGCAGCGGAACTTCAGCTATACCAACCTAACTTAGTCTCACTCGAAGCGCGCCCACCAAATCAGGAGGGCAAAGGGGCGATTGAGATCCGCGACTTAGTGAAAAACTGCCTCAGAATGCGACCAGATCGAGTGGTCATTGGAGAGTGCCGTGGCGGTGAAGCCTTAGATATGCTTCAAGCAATGAATACCGGTCACGATGGGTCGTTAACCACCGCTCATTCCAACTCTCCACGCGATTGTATTTCACGTCTAGAAGTCATGGTTATGATGGCCGGAATGAATTTACCGATACAAGCTATTCGCGAGCAGATCACCTCTGCGGTAGATATCATCGTTCAGCAATCCCGCTTTTCTGATGGCTCAAGGCGTGTCACCAGCATCTGTGAACTCACGGGCATAGAGGGCAGCATAGTACAACTGTCTGAGATTTTTAAATTTGAACAAACGGGCTTTAACAGCGAAGGCAAGGTACAAGGCTACTACACGGCAACAGGCACTATGCCAGAGTTTTACGAACAGCTTCGTAAACAAGGTGTAAAAGTTAAACTCGATATTTTCGATAAGGATGCAAAAAATGGCTAG